In the Sandaracinus amylolyticus genome, CCGAGGCGATAGGTCGAGCTGCCCTGCGACCAGCGGGTGCGGCCCTCGTACACGCGCTGCTGGTTCGAGCCGATCATCGTCGTGATGTCGCCCATGTCGTGGGCGGAGGCCTGGGTGTCGTTGCGGTAGCGCATCGAGGCCGAGCCGCTGTTCTCGAGCGAGATCGTGGTGGCTGCGGGCCAACGCTCGTCGAACGCGTAGTCGAACTGGCGATCGGGGCCCTCGTGCATCGGCGCGTCGCTGAAGCCGATCACGATCGGGATCGCGCCGGTGCGGAAGCAGCCGTAGCCCCAGCGATCCGCGGCGCACGCGGAGAACGCGGCGTTCCCGGAGCGCGCCGGATAGTACGAGCCGAGCCCGTTGCCCGTGACCGTCGCGTAGAGGCCCTGGGCCATGGACTCGGGCCAGTCGACGTTGCCCTGGGTGACGAGCCCGTTGACCGCGTTCTGCACCGCGGTGAAGTCCGACGTGACGTCCTGCACGTGCACGTAGACCGGGTTCTCGGCGGAGCCGTAGGGCGTGCGCGGGTACTCGCGGAAGTAGCCGACGCCGAACTGCGCGTTCGGGATGATGCAGTTGATCGCGCCGAGGATGCCGCGGCACGCCGACGAGCCCTGGAACTGCACGTTCATCGCGTAGGTGCCCGCGCCGCCGTTCCAGCCCTCGAGGAGGATGAAGTAGACGCCCGCCCCGAGGGTCTGCGTGATGCGCGAGCGGCGGCTGCCGCTGATGTCGTCGCTGCACGCGAGCTCGCCGAAGGTGCCGTTGCGCAGCGAGAGCACCGTGTCGTAGCCGAGGGGCTCGAGCGTCTCGATCGTGACGACCTGCTCGGACGTGAGCTCGAAGCGGAACACCGCGTCGGCGGCCGTGCCGCCGCCCGAGCAGCCGGCCGCGTGGTCGTTCGCCATGCCCGCGGTCGTGCCGGTGACGGGGTACACGCCGGGCAGCGGATCTCGGCCGAAGTCGTGCGCGCTCCCCATCGCCTCGTTGCCGCTGACCGCGCGCGACGGATAGAGCGTGCCACCGAGGTAGTTGCCGCTGGTCAGCGCGTTGCGCAGCGTCGAGATCTCACCGGCCATCGAGGCGGTGGCGTCCATCAGGACGTAGACGTCGGCCGCGTTGATCGCGGTGCTGATCGAGATCGGATCGGGGCCCTCGGTCGCGCCCGCGGGCAGCAGGTGGAAGATGCCGCCTTCCTCGGTGAACCCGTCGCGCGTGGGGTCGTCGGGGAAGCTGTCGAAGTCGTCGGGCACGCCGTCGCCGTCGCGATCACCGCTGCCCATGTACGTGCCGCTCTGCGGGAGCTCCACGCCGGTGCCGCCGGGACGGAGCACCACGCCCGACGAGTTGCCGCCGGTGACGTCGCCCGGCGACGTCGGCTGATCGACGTACTCGAAGCAGCGCGGGTCGCACGCGTTGCACTGGGTGGGGCCCGAGATCAGCGGGGCCGCGACCACACCGGGCGTGCTCTCGTAGGGCGCGACCTCGCACGCGGTCCACGCGCCGTCGCGGCAGTAGCGCTCGCCCGCGCCGAGGCAGACGCGCTCGCCGCCGACGACGACCGGCTCGGGGTAGCACTCGACCGACTCGGTGCCGGGCTCGCACGGGCAGCCCTCCTCGGGCCGCAGGCACGACGACACGCCGCCGTCCTCGCGATCGCCGGGGCCGGGCGGTGCCGGCGTGGCGCCTCCGCTCTCGCAGGCGACGGCCGTCAGCGCGGCGAGCACGAGCCACGCGCGGCTGTGCGTTGGGGCGGACGAGCGAGAGGGGGTACGGCGGGGGCGCATGCGAGACTCCTCGGTCACATGGCAGAGCCGGCGACGCATCGGGGCGGCGCCTCGCGGTCGAACGTCGCGCAGACCTGGCGGGGCGGGCACTCGGTGGTCGAATCGCAGGTGCCGCTCGGACGCGCGCACTCGGATCGACCCTGGCCCGAGAGGTCGACGCACTCCACCAGACCTTCGTCGGTGCAGTCGGCGACCGTGCGGCAGAGGCCGCCGTAGCGGGTGCACTCGGTGCTGCGGCTCACCGGGAACACCGTGCACACGTTGCCGGGATCGCAGTCGGCGTTCGTGGTGCACGCGAGGCTCGGGAGCGAGCACTCGAGCGCGCCGTCGGCGTCCACGTCGACGCAGCGGCCGCCCGGCAGGTCGGTGCAGCCGGCGTCGCTCGCGCAGGGGCGGTGGACGCGCTGGCAGAAGCCGCCGCCGAGCGTCGTCGTGGGGATGCGGCAGACGTAGCCGCGCGGGCAGTCCTCGACCTCGACGCAGGGCACGCGGCGATCGACGCAGGTGCGCGCGCCCGTGCCCTCGCACTCGAAGCCCTGCGGGCACTCGCGGCTGTCGGTGCAGCCCGCGACCGGACGCTGGCAGGTGCCGCCGACGCACGCGGAGCCGGCGGGGCAGTCGGTCGGCGCGCCGCACGGGGCGCCGGCGGGATGGCAACGCGCGGTTCCGCACACGTCGGCGATGCAGCGCTCGCCGGCGGCACAGCTCGCGTCGCCGGTGCACGCGGGCGCGGGGCGCGGGCAGGGGCAGAGGTCGCTGCAGGCGCCGCCGTCGACGTCCTCGTCGCCGCCGTCGGGCTCGGCGGGGCCGGCGTCCAGCTTCATGGCGTCGAGGGGCTGCGCGTCGGCGGGGACGTGGCCGTCGTCGGGCGTCGTGGCGTCGAAGGGCGTGCTCGCGTCGACGCTGCCGTCGATCTGCCCGGCGTCGAGGCCGTCTCCTCCGGCGTCGGAACGGGAGGCGTCGCGGGGCGCGGCGTCACTCGGGACGCTCGGCGGGCGATCGCCGCCGCACGCGCTCAGCAGTGCGGCGAGCGAGCCCACGAGGGCGAGCGCCAGGACGATACGCATGGTCGGGCGTTGCCGGACAGCAAGGAACGTTCCGGTGGGCACGCAACGCGAGATTCCGCGTGATCCCGCGCGCGTGGTGCGCGGGGCACCCGCACCAAGTTGCAGAGTCTGCATTTTTTTCACCCGATGAAGGCCGGGTTCAATCGCACTGCACGCGCGTCAGCAGGACCCGGGTGCGCGCGCCCTCGACGTCGACCCGGGCGATCGCGAGCCGTCCGTCGCCGGTCGCGCGCATCACCAACGAGCCGTCGGTGGTCGCGGGGCCGAGCGGCACCGTCGAGCGCGGCAGGAGCGTCGTGTCGAGGAACGCGAGCGTCAGGTCCGCGCCTCCACCGGCGCGCGGCGCGCGGTACGCGACCGCCCAGGTGCCGCCGAAGCGCGCGATCGAGGGCTCGGTGCCGGTGCCGACCACGCGCTCGGTGCTCAGCGTGCCGAGGCGATCGAGCGCGCGCACGCGCACCTGGCGCTGGCCGCCGCCCGCGACCGCGGTGAACACGACGACGGCGTCGTCGTCCTCGGTCGCGAGATCGAGCGAGCCCTCGGCCGTCCGCTCGGCGCTCACGATGCGGGACGCGCCCGCCGACGACACGCCGCGCGCGTCGAGCGGGACCGCGACGACGTCGCTGTCGCTGCCCGACTCGCGGCTCCACGCCGCGTAGGGCCCGGTGGTGGCGGGCGCGAGCACGGACGTGAGCGGCACCTCGTCGCCGGTCGCGAGCGGATGCGCGGTGCCCTGCGGCGTGCCCGTCGCGTCGATCCACCGCGTGAGGAACGCGCTCGATGCGCCGCCCGGCGCGGTCTCGTTCCACGCCGCGACGAGGCCGCCATCGCTCGCGACGAGCGCGAGCCGATCGTCGCGGCCGGGATGGGTGGTGAGCCGCCACGCCGACGCGGCCTCGGGCGCGCCGTTCGCGCCGACCGGCAGCGCGTACACCTCGTAGTCGGCCTCGGGGTTCGCGTAGTAGCCGACGACGTAGCCGGTGCCTCGGGGCGCCGCGGCGGGCCCGCCGAGCAGCGAGCGCAGCATCGTCGAGCGCGGCGCGGGCGGATCGCCGCTCGCGGGCACGATCGTCCACTGGAGCTCGGTGTAGGTGTCGACGCGGCCCACCCACGCCGCGAGCCACGCGCTCGCGCCCGCGGCGAGCGCCACGCGGTCGTTGCGGATCTCCGAGAGGTCCGCGAGCGTGACCTCGTCGCCGGTGCAGGGGAGCGTGCCGCCGTCGATCGGGCCCGCGTCGTCCTCGGTGCCGCCGTCGTCCGGCGCGCCGCCGTCTTCGTCGGGGGCGCTTCCGTCCTCGTCGTCGCCGCCGCCGTCCGCGCGCGCGGCGTCGCGCACCTGGGCGTCGCGTGGGCCGGCATCGGTCGGCACCGAGGGCACGTCGTCGTCGCCGCAGCCGGCGAGGGCGAGGAGGACGGCGAGCATCGAGCCGACCGGGGAGAGCGAGCGCATCGGGCGCGAGGATATCCCGCGTCCTCGCAGGCGCGGTAGCTTGCGGCGGATCACGAAGGAGCCCAGAACGGCCATTCCGATGCGCGCCGACGTCGATCGATGCCTCGCCGCGATCGCGCGCTCGCTGCCGGACGATCGCGTGATCACCGACCCCGACGTGTGCGCGGCGCACGCGCGCGACGAGAGCGAGGCGACCGGTGCGATCCCCGACGCGGTGATCCGAGCGCGGGGCGCGGAGGAGATCGCGGTCGTGATGCGCGAGGCGAGCGCGCACGGCGTGCCGGTGACGCCGCGCGGCGCGGGCACCGGGCGCACCGGAGGCGCGGTGCCGGTGCGCGGCGGGATCGTGCTCGCGTGCGATCGCATGCGCGACGTGATCGAGATCGATCGCGTCGACTCGCTCGCGGTGGTCGAGCCCGGGCTCGTGACCGGCGCGCTCTACGAGGCGGTCGAGCGCGAGGGGCTCTTCTGGGGGCCCGATCCGAACTCGTGGGAGCAGTGCACGATCGGCGGGAACATCGCGGAGAACGCGGCGGGCCCGCGCGCGTTCAAGCACGGCTCGACGCGCGACTGGGTGCTCGGGCTCGAGGTGGTGACCGCCGAGGGCACGATCCTTCCGCTCGGTCGTCGCACCAAGAAGGGTGTGACCGGCTACGACCTCACGTCGCTGATCGTCGGCAGCGAGGGCACGCTCGCGTTCGTGACCCGCGCGGTGCTGCGCCTCGCGCCGCTCGCGGAGCGCGTGATCACCGTGCTCGCGTTCCTCGATCGCGAGGACGCGATCGCGCCCGCGGTGAGCGCGGCGCTGAGCGCGCGCGTGGTGCCGCGCTGCATCGAGCTGCTCGACGCGGAGACGCTCGCGATCCTGCGCGCGAGCGCGTCGGCGATCGCGATCCCCGAGGCCGCGAAGGCGCTGCTCGTGATCGAGCTCGAGGGGACGAGCGAGACCGTCGAGGGCGAGCTCGCGCGGCTCGGCGATGCGCTGGTGAGCGTGTCGCCCTTCGATCCGCTGGTCGCGACCGAGTCGAGCGAGCGCGAGCGCTTCTGGCGGGTGCGGCGCGACATGTCGCGCGCGCTGCGTCGCAGCGCGGGGTTCAAGCTGAGCGAGGACGTCGTGGTGCCGCGGCGCCGTCTCGCCGAGCTGATCACCAAGTGTCGCGAGATCGCGGCGCGCCGAGGGATCCGCATGCCGGCCTACGGTCACGCGGGCGACGGCAACCTGCACGTGAACCTGCTCTGGGATCACGCCGAGCAGGAGCCCGCGGTGCAGGCGGCGATCCGCGAGCTCTTCGAGACGACGATCGCGCTCGGCGGCACGCTGAGCGGCGAGCACGGCATCGGCGTGCTCAAGGCGCCCTATCTCCCGCTCGAGCAGCCCGAGCCGCTGATCGCGCTGCAGCGGCGCCTCAAGAACGTGTTCGATCCCCGCGGGGTGCTGAACCCCGGCAAGATCTTCCCGGGGGATGGCCACCGACAGGGGTGCTGATGCGGCCGGAATCCTGGCACCATCCGGGCTCGGGGGGACGGGGAACATGGGCGCAGAGACGCAGGTCGAGCGCGCCGCGACGAACGTCGCGCGCATGACGAACGACGATCACGAATCACCGCCGCCGCGCGGCGACATGCGCAGCTTGCGGCGCGAGCACGGCTGGGAGCCGATGGAGATCGAGGGGCGCATCCCCGAGGGACTGCGGGGCACGCTCCATCGCGTCGGGCCGGGGCTCTACGACTCGTTCGGGCGCGAGGTCGCGCACTCGTTCGAGGCCGACGGCGCGCTGTGCTCGGTGCGGCTCGAAGGGCCCACCCGCGCGCTCGCCGCGAAGCGCGTGATCGAGAGCGCGGAGTACCGCGAGGAGAAGCGCGCGGGCGCGCCGCTCTACGGGTCGCGCGCGATGCCGTGGCGGCGCGTGATGAACGGGCTGCTGCGACGCCGCAAGAACACCGGCAACACCGCGCTGATGCGCTGGCAGTCGCGCCTCTTCGCGCTGGTCGAGTCGTCGTGGCCCACCGAGATCGACGCGCGCGATCTGAGCACGATCGGCGAGACCGATCTCGGCGTGCTCGGGAGCACGTTCACCGCGCACCCGCACCGCGTGAACGCGCGCGACGCGATCTACGGGTTCGGGATGCGCTGGGGCCCGAAGAACGCGATCGAGCTCGCGGTGCTGCCCGATCGCGGCGCGCCGCGGATGCTCGGCGAGATCCCGCTCGAGCACGGCGTGCTGCTGCACGACTTCGCGGCGACCGAGAAGCACCTCGTCTTCCTGGTGCCCCCGATGCGCTTCCAGCTCGTGAAGGCGCTGCTCGGGATCGGCGGGGCGAGCGACATCTTCGCGTGGACGCCGGAGGACGGCGTCGAGGTGATCGTCGTGCCGATCGACGATCCCAGCGCCATCGTGCGCTTCCGCGTCGACACGTTCTTCCAGTGGCACTTCGCCGGCGCCTGGGAGGAGAACGGCGAGATCGTGCTGCACATCGCGCGGTGGCCCGACTTCGACAGCTACGAAGGGCTGCGCGCGAGCGGCCAGACCGGGGGCAAGGCGTACCTCCATCGCGTCGCGATCGACCCAGCGCGCAAGACGTTCCGCAGCGAGCCGGTGTGGGGCGCGCCCTGCGAGTTCCCCGAGATCGATCCGCGGCGCGAGGGCGCGCGGTATCGCACCGTGTTCCTGACGACGACGAAGGGCGCGCGTCGTGGGGTGGCGCGCGTCGAGCTCGAGCGCGGCGAGGACGACGTGTTCCTCTTCGAGCGCGGCGCGTGCCCGAGCGAGCTCGTCTACGTGCCGCGCGACGCGACGTGCGCGGAGGGCGAGGGCTGGGGGCTCACGATGGTCTACGAGCCCGCGCGCGACGCGACGTGTCTCGCGATCTTCGACGCGCGTCGTCTCGCCGACGGACCGATCGCGCGATGTTGGATGCGCGATCACGCGCCGATGACGTTCCACGGTGTCTGGGTGGAGGACGCGATAGACTGATCCGATGCGCGCAGTCGTCTGGTGCTTCGTGGTCGTGGTCGCGCTCGCGAGCGTCGGCTGCAGGCGTGGCTCGGATCCCCACACCGAGGTGCCACGCGTCGACGCGCGTCGACTACGCAACCTGCACCACGCCGCGTCGCGCGCGCTCGCGTGCCCCGCGGCGGCCTTGCAGGCGCGTCAGCTCACCGATCGCGTGTGGCAGGTGAGCGGCTGCGGTCAGGTGCGCGAGTTCGCGATCATCGGGCGCGGGCACGGGCGCTATCGCAGCGCGCGCTGGGTCGCGATGCAGACGATCGCCGAGCGCGCGTCGTACGAGATGGCGTGCCCGCCGCAGTCGCTGACGATCGCGGCGCCGATCGAGACCGAGCGCACGGTCGCGGGCTGCGGCCGGAGCGCGAGCTATGCGGTGGTCTGCGGCGAGGTCGACTGCGCGTGGGTGATGAGCGGTCGCGCGGGCGCGTGGGCCGAGCCGACGCCCGCGCCGGTGCCGGCCGCGACCGCGCAGGTCGTGGTGGTGGTGGATCCCGCGCCGGTCGCGCCCGAGGTGGATGGAGCGCTCCGGCGCGCGATCGAGGCACAGCGCGCGACGATCCTCGCGTGCGGCGGCGGTGTCGGGCCGCTCGCCGTGGTCGCGCGCTGGGGCGCCGACGGAGCGGTGACGGTGGGGCTCGGCGCGCCCCACGCGGGCAGCGCGATCGAAGCATGCGCGCGGGCGGCGCTCGGCGCGATGCAGGTGACGACCGGCGCCCCGGGGGAGCTCATCCACGTGGTGCGCTGAGCAGATCTCCCCGTCCACCGTTGGGGGATCATTCTCTTGTTGCCGAATGGAGCATCGAGCGAGTCTCCGCGCCCGGAGCAGGGGGGAGCGTGTCTCGAGCGAGGTCCGGCAGTCCGCCGCCGTGGCGAGCATCTGCACACGTGCGCGCGACGATCGACATCGTCGGAGAGATCGCGGAGGGAGAGCTCGCAGGGCTCACGTCGAGCGGCGCGACGCTCGTCCTGCCGGCGCCGCGTCGCCTCGCGCGGGGGTCGGGCCTCGACGTGTCGCTCCAGCTCGCGGAAGGAGGCGCGATCAGCGCGCGTGCGGTCGTCCGCTCGTGCCGCGCCGGGGGCGTCGACGAGCCCATGCTGGCGGAGCTCGACCTCGCGCACAGCGACTGCGCGACCCCGAGCTTCCTCGCGCGGAGGCGCCGCGGCGCCCCGCTCTCGGCCGCGCTGAAGCTGAAGTACGCGGTGCATCCCGACGCGCACGGCCGGCTCGCGATCGTGCTCGCGGGCGTCGTGCGCGCCGACGAAGCGCAGGACGTGCTCGAGCTCGTCCGCCGCGCGCTCGCGAGCGACGATCGCGGCCGGGGGCTCGTGGAGCTCGACGTCCGCGAGCTCCGCGTCTGCAGCGCCGAGGTCCTGGGCGCGTTCCGCGAGTCGCTCGTGCTCCTCGCGCGGCGCGGTGTCCTGGGCGTGCTGCTCGGTCCGGCCTCGCTCGCGCAGTCGCAGCTCGTGCGCTCGGCGCGCGAGACCGGCATGGCCGAGATGCTGCTCGGCGCGAACGACCGCGCCGAGGCCGACGCGCTCTGGAAGGCGATCGACGCGGGGGTCGCGTCCTGAGGCTCACCGCAGCTCGAACGTCAGCGTGCGCTCGGCGAGCACGGTCCCGCTCGCGTCGAGGCTGCGCAGCACGAACGTCCGCGCGCCGAGCGTGCTGAACGTGTAGCGGACCGCGAGGCGCGGGCTGCGCGTCGCGCCGCTCACCTCGTCGGTGAGCACGAAGCCGTCGACCTCGACCTCGAGCGCAGCGACCTCGGACGACGCGCGCTCGAGCGCGATCTCGTAGGTCGACGCGCCGCGCGGGCGGATGGCGATCGCGGTGCCGCCGCTCGCCTCGAGCAGGCCGACCGCGCGCGCGAGCTCCGCGTTCGCCGCGTCGCGTGCGATCGCCTCGACGACGTGGGTGTCGTGGTCCTCGCAGGTGCCCGCGACCATCGCGAAGTCGGTGCCCCACGTGCGGATCGCGGTGCCGATCACGCGGCCATCGATCGTGTACTCGACGCTCTCGGTGGTCTCGGGCGCGCTCGCGGTGAGCACGTACTCGCCGCTCGTCTCGCGGCGCCAGTCGATCGCGAGGCGCGCCGGCATCGGCATGGGCATCGGCTCGGGCTCGGGCTCGGGCTCCGGCTCGTCGCAGCGCGCCCCGATGGGGAAGCCCTCGGAGGGTGCGCGCGCGAGGCGCGACTCGGTCTGCGGCCCGTAGAGCCCGTCCTCGTCGATCGGGTCCTCGGGATGGTTCCGGTTCCACAGCTTCTGGAACGCGAGCACCGAGAGCCCGCTCAGATCCACCGTGCCCCCGCCGACGTAGTCGAAGTGCACCGGGTCGCTGCTGCCGAGCCAGCGGAACGAGCGCGCCTCGAGCCGGCTGCGCCACGCCGAGTGGTCGCTCGTGTCGAGGGCGAGGCCCGACTCGTGGTTGCTGCGACCGGGGCGCGCCGCGAGCGAGATCCCGCAGCGACCGGTCTGGTACCAGCGGTAGAGCAGGTACTGCTGCGGCAGCGTGCGCAGCGTCGAGTTGAGCGAGAGCGTCCCGCCGCCCGAGGTCGCGGCGCGCAGCGCGTCGGTCGCGGGGCGCTGCATCCAGGGGAACGTCGCGCTGCCGAGGCGCACCCCGGGGATGTCGTCGATGCGCGCCATCGAGCCGGGGCGCAGGCACTGGATCTCCTGCACGAGCTGCTCGCTGAGCGCGCGCACCACGCTCGTGCTGCACGCGCCGCTCACCGCTTCGCCGATGGTGAGGCGCTCGCTCGACGTGCCGAGGTCGTCGGGCACGAAGCAGACCTCGGGCTCGGGCTCCGGCATCTCGTGCACGTCGCCGTCGTCGGCTGGCATCCCGCCGTCGCCGATCGGGCCCGCGCCGGCGAGCTCGGCGTGGCAGGCGGTCAGCAGTGCGAGCGCGGCGAGCGGGGCGAGCGTGCGCATCGGGGCGCGCACCTGCGCAAGCGACGTGCCTCGCGCGCGGTGATGTGCGGCGGCGCGGGCTGCGGCGTCGAGGCGGCATTCGCGTGACCAACCGCGTGCGACGGCCCGCGTGCGCGCCCGCTCCGCGTCCAAGTCCTGGACGCGGCGCAGCCAGGATGAGAATTCTCAACCCCTCCGTACTCACGGTCCGCGTTAGAGTCGTCGCTTCGATGGCGCACCA is a window encoding:
- a CDS encoding FAD-binding oxidoreductase, whose protein sequence is MRADVDRCLAAIARSLPDDRVITDPDVCAAHARDESEATGAIPDAVIRARGAEEIAVVMREASAHGVPVTPRGAGTGRTGGAVPVRGGIVLACDRMRDVIEIDRVDSLAVVEPGLVTGALYEAVEREGLFWGPDPNSWEQCTIGGNIAENAAGPRAFKHGSTRDWVLGLEVVTAEGTILPLGRRTKKGVTGYDLTSLIVGSEGTLAFVTRAVLRLAPLAERVITVLAFLDREDAIAPAVSAALSARVVPRCIELLDAETLAILRASASAIAIPEAAKALLVIELEGTSETVEGELARLGDALVSVSPFDPLVATESSERERFWRVRRDMSRALRRSAGFKLSEDVVVPRRRLAELITKCREIAARRGIRMPAYGHAGDGNLHVNLLWDHAEQEPAVQAAIRELFETTIALGGTLSGEHGIGVLKAPYLPLEQPEPLIALQRRLKNVFDPRGVLNPGKIFPGDGHRQGC
- a CDS encoding carotenoid oxygenase family protein produces the protein MGAETQVERAATNVARMTNDDHESPPPRGDMRSLRREHGWEPMEIEGRIPEGLRGTLHRVGPGLYDSFGREVAHSFEADGALCSVRLEGPTRALAAKRVIESAEYREEKRAGAPLYGSRAMPWRRVMNGLLRRRKNTGNTALMRWQSRLFALVESSWPTEIDARDLSTIGETDLGVLGSTFTAHPHRVNARDAIYGFGMRWGPKNAIELAVLPDRGAPRMLGEIPLEHGVLLHDFAATEKHLVFLVPPMRFQLVKALLGIGGASDIFAWTPEDGVEVIVVPIDDPSAIVRFRVDTFFQWHFAGAWEENGEIVLHIARWPDFDSYEGLRASGQTGGKAYLHRVAIDPARKTFRSEPVWGAPCEFPEIDPRREGARYRTVFLTTTKGARRGVARVELERGEDDVFLFERGACPSELVYVPRDATCAEGEGWGLTMVYEPARDATCLAIFDARRLADGPIARCWMRDHAPMTFHGVWVEDAID
- a CDS encoding M15 family metallopeptidase, which gives rise to MRTLAPLAALALLTACHAELAGAGPIGDGGMPADDGDVHEMPEPEPEVCFVPDDLGTSSERLTIGEAVSGACSTSVVRALSEQLVQEIQCLRPGSMARIDDIPGVRLGSATFPWMQRPATDALRAATSGGGTLSLNSTLRTLPQQYLLYRWYQTGRCGISLAARPGRSNHESGLALDTSDHSAWRSRLEARSFRWLGSSDPVHFDYVGGGTVDLSGLSVLAFQKLWNRNHPEDPIDEDGLYGPQTESRLARAPSEGFPIGARCDEPEPEPEPEPMPMPMPARLAIDWRRETSGEYVLTASAPETTESVEYTIDGRVIGTAIRTWGTDFAMVAGTCEDHDTHVVEAIARDAANAELARAVGLLEASGGTAIAIRPRGASTYEIALERASSEVAALEVEVDGFVLTDEVSGATRSPRLAVRYTFSTLGARTFVLRSLDASGTVLAERTLTFELR